The stretch of DNA TGGTGCTGATGACCGGCATCCTGCTGGTCGGGGTGGTCCTGAACGCCGTCATCCCGGAGGACGTCTTCCTGCTGATCGCCTCGATCGCCACCTTCGCCACGGTGTGGGTCTGGGCCATGATCCTCGCCTCGCACGTGGCGATGAAGCGCGAGATCACCCGCAAGGGGCTGCCGGCGTCGGAATTCCCGTCGCCGTGGTGGCCCGCCGCTTCCGTGCTGACCATCGTCTTCATGGCCCTGGTGATCGGAATCCTTGGCGCCTTCGAGGACACCCGGGTGGCCCTCTACGTGGGCGCCGTCTGGCTCGGCCTGCTGGTGCTCGCCTACCGGTTCTGGGTCCGCGGCCACGGCCGGGTCCGCGCGGAACTGGCGGACGAAACCTCGCAGCTCCAGCAGGTGCCCGCCCCACGATAGCCCCGGCGCCGCCCGGCCGGTCGCCCGGCTCCCCGCACCGCCGGGCGGCTGGCGGACTACCGCGCGGACCAGCCGCCGTCCATCGTGTAGCTGGCGCCGGTGACCATGCCGGCGTCGTCCGACGCGAGCCACGCCGCCAGGGACGCCACTTCCTCCGGCTCCACGAGACGCTTGATCGCTGATTCGGTCAGCATGATCTTGGCGAGGACCTCGGACTCCGGGATGCCGTGGACCTTGGCCTGGTCGACGAGCTGCGCCTCGACCAGCGGCGTCCGGACATAGCCGGGGTTGATGCAGTTGGACGTGACGCCGTGGGCCCCGCCCTCCAGCGCGGTCACCTTGCTGAGGCCTTCCAGCCCGTGCTTGGCGGAAACGTAAGCGCTCTTGAACGGCGAGGCCCGCAGGCCGTGCACGGAGGAGAGGTTGATGATCCGTCCGAAGCCGTTGGCGTACATGTGCGGCAGCGCGGCCCGGATGAGCAGGAACGGCGCCTCGAGCATCAGCGTGATGATCCGGCGGAAGTCGGCGGGATCGAACTCCTCGATGGGGCTGATGCGCTGGATCCCCGCGTTGTTGACGAGGATGTCGCAGTCCAGGCTGAGGGCCTGGAGCGCCCCGACGTCGAGGAGGTCGACGGCCCAGGAAGTGCCGCCGACCTCATCGGCGAGGGCTGCGGCGGCGGACTCGTCCACATCCGCGATCACCACCTTGGCGCCCCGCGAGGCCAGGGCGCGGACGCTGGCCGCGCCGATCCCGCCGGCACCGCCGGTGACCAGGGCCTTGCGTCCGTTCAGCGTGTTTTCCATAACTCAGCCTTCCCTATCAAAAATCGAATGAGGCGGCCGGCTCCAGCGTGGCTGGAGCCGGCCCAAACTCAAGCAGTTCAGCGCGCCGCAGCGACGGCAAGGCCTTCACGTTCGGCGTCGGCCCGGTCCACTTCCTCCAGCGCAATGCCCTTGGTTTCCTTCAAGGTGAGCACCGCGACGGCGGTGATGGCGCAGGCCACAAGGAGGTAGATCGCGGTGGGCAGCCAGGAGCCGGTGTCCTTGAGCCACTGGGTGGCCAGCAGCGGCGCCAGCGAGCCGGCGAAGATCGAGGTGACCTGCGAGCCGAGCGAGACGCCGGCGTAGCGCATCCGGGTCGGGAACAGCTCGGCCATCAGGGCCGGCTGCCCGGCGTACATGAGGCCGTGCAGGCACAGGCCGATGGTCACGGCCAGGACGATAACCACCGGGTTGCGGGTGTCGAACATCGGGAAGGCGAAGAACGGCCAGCTCGCGCCGGTGATGGCACCGACAAGGTAGACCGGCTTGCGTCCCCAGCTGTCCACGAGCCGGCCGAACTGCGGGATGATCAGGAAGTGCACGAGGTGCGCGATCAGCAGGGCCAGCAGGAGCGAGGAGGTGTCGTACTTGTCCACCGTCTTGAGGTAGACAATCGAGAAGCTGACCACGAGGTAATACATGATGTTTTCCGCGAACCGCAGGCCCATGGACTGCAGGATGCCCTTGGGGTACTTGCGGATGACCTCGCGGACGCCGTAGCTTATGGCCTGCTCCTTCTCCATCTGCGCCTTGGCTGCCAGGAAGATCGGCGATTCGGAGACGTGGGTGCGGATGTAGTAGCCGACGAAAACGATCACGGCTGAGAGCCAGAAGGCCACCCGCCAGCCCCAGGCGAGGAATTCGGCGCTGCTCAGCACGTTGGACATGATGAACAGGACCAGGGTTGCCAGCAGGTTGCCCACCGGCACTGCGGCCTGGGGCCAGCTGGACCAGAAGCCGCGGGATTCGTTGGGGCTCTGCTCGGCCACGAGCAGTACGGCGCCGCCCCATTCGCCGCCCAGGGCGAAGCCCTGGATGAAGCGCAGGAGGACCAGCAGGGCCGGCGCAAGGTAGCCGAGGTCGGCGAACCCGGGCAGGCAGCCCATCAGGAAGGTGGAGACACCGATGATGACGATGGTGAGCTGCAGGGTGGGCTTGCGGCCCAGCCTGTCGCCGATCTGGCCGAAGACGATGCCACCGAGCGGGCGGGCCACGAAGCCGACGGCGTAGGTCAGGAAGGCCTGGATGATGCCGTCCAGCTCATTGCCGGTGGGAGGGAAGAAGTACTTGCCGAACACCAGGGTTGCGGCGGTGGCGTACAGGAAGAATTCGTACCATTCCACGACGGTGCCGACCATCGAAGCGGCGACGATTTTCTTGAGGCCGGAACCCTTGGGTGCGGGGGCGGCGGATGCAGAGCGCTGGTTTACGCTCATCTGGGTCTCCTTAGTGTCCACGGTGACACGTGCTGTGACGTACAGCACTTGAATTGGCTCCACTGAGTATTGCTGCACAGAGTTGGCGATTCAATGGCCAATGCGGCACCGCTTATGTGCAGAATTGCAGATATGAATGCACATCCCGATGATCTGCTGGTGCTGCTGGCGGTCTCCCGTTCGGCAAAATTCACGACGGCGGCCCAGGCCTTGGGCCTTAACCACACCACCGTTTCGCGGCGGATAGCGGCGTTGGAGAAGGCTTTGGGCGGGCGTGTGCTTTCCCGCGCCGCCGGCGGCTGGGAGCTCACCGGACTCGGCGAGGAAGCCGTCCGGGTGGCCGAGCAGGTGGAATCGGCCATCCGCACGCTCGAACAGCCCGGCCGGACCCCGGACCCGATCACCGGCGTCGTCCGGATGACCGCCACGGACGGCTTCAGCGCCTACATCGCCGCCCCCGCCGTGGCCCGGCTGCGCCGCGACCACCCCGGGCTCAGCGTCGAGATCGTCACGGTCACCCGGCGGGCCCTGCAGCAGCGCTCCGGCCTGGACATCGAGGTGGTGGTCGGCGAACCCCAGGTGCACCGCGCCGAAGCAGCCCGGCTCGGCGAGTACATGCTCGGCATGTACGCCTCGCGGGACTATCTGGCCGAGTACGGGATGCCCGCCACGCTGGAGGAACTGACGGCGCATCCGCTCGTGTACTTTGTGGATTCAATGCTCCAGGTAGATGACCTGGATGCCCCGCGCCGGCTGGTTCCGGCCATGCGGGACGGGCTGACCTCCACCAACGTCTTCGTCCATGTGGAGGCGACACGGGCCGGTGCCGGGATCGGGTTCCTGCCGTGCTTTGCGGCGGACCTGCATCCGGATCTGGTCAGGCTGTTGCCGGAAGAGTTCGCGGAACTGCTCCCCTACTGGATGGTGCTCCGGCCCGATTCGATGCGCCGGCCGGCGGTGGCCGCCGTCGTGCAGGCACTGCGGGAACAGACCACAGCCCACCGCGATGCCCTGCTGGGCCGGCCCGCGGGGTCATCGGTTGCACCGTAACCGCCGTTTTCAGGCGCCATGGGGGCCGTTACGGAGCACTCGATGGGGGTTGCGGGTCGTGCCGGACCGGGGCGCCGGCCGCGAAGGCCCTGACCTTCGCGTCGTTCCAGATGTGTGCGGGCACCGCCCCGCCCAGCAGGCGCCGCGCGAGGCCGGGGTCGTCGTCGAACGGCTGGTCGCTGCCGGCCATGATCATGTTGCCGTAGCGGCGGCCCTTGAGCATGGCCGGGTCCGCGATGATCACCGTGTGCTCGAAGCTGTCCGCGATGGTGGCGGCGTCCTCGCGGGCGTTCCTCAGGTCCGGGGCGTCGCCGGAGTTGACCACGTAGATCCCGCCGGGAGCCAGGACCTGCTTGGCATGCCCGTTGAATTCCTTGGTGGTGAGCGCCCGGGGCGTCAAGGATCCGGCGAAGACGTCACGGATGATCAGGTCACGGGTGTGCGGAGTGAGGCCCTCGGTGACTTCGCGGGCCTCGCCCACGCGCAGGCGCAGCAGGGGGGCCTTGGGCAGGTCGAACCAGCCGCGGACGTATTCGGCGAGCTTTCCGTCCAGTTCCACGACCACCTGGCGGGCGTCGGGGTAGGCGGCATGGAAGTAGCGGGCCAGTGAGCATGCTCCCCCGCCCAGGTGCAGGGCGCGCAGTTTCGGCCTTGATTCGCGGGGCCAGCGCGATTCCACCAGCGCGGCGATCCAGCGCATGTATTCGAAGTCGAGGAACAGCGGATCGGCGAGGTCGATGTGGGAACTCATGACGCCGTTGATGCGCAGGAGCCAGCCATTCGAATTGTCCTGGTCCGGGATCAGCTCGCAGTCGCCGGTGTCGATGTAGTAGACGCCCTCAACCGGGCCGTCCGGGCGTGCACCCTTGGGCAGGTCCACCACTCCGGCCGTCGAATTTCCGCTGTTCCGGCCGGCAGCCTTGCCCCGCTTCGCCATCAGCCGTGCACCGTTTTCTTCATGTTTCAACCCTAGTTCACCGCCCGCGTGCCGCCTGCGCGCCGCCTGTCGGGAGCGGCCCGGCCTGGCCCGGTGCAGCACGGGGCGGGGCCCGTGCTCCGAGAAAATAAAAAGGGAAGGGTACTTACCATCTGATAGTAATCATGCTTAGTATTTAAGCCCCAGTATTGCCGGCTTGTGATCAGCAGCCGATCTTCTTGGAAAGAGAGCGACGATGACAGAGAACCCATGGCCCCAGAACGGGAGCTACGGCACCCCTACGGCTACGCAGCAGGCACCCCTCCGCCAGGACCCGACGTTTCCACCCGTCGCAGACGGCGAAATCTACAGCGCGACACCGGATGGCGTCCCGACAGCCCCGTCCCCGTCCCCGGGGCCGGCCCCCGGCGCGCCCACGGCCGACACCGCCAAGGACGAGGCTACGAAGGTCTCCCGACAGGCCGCGGATTCAGCCCGGAACGTGGCTGAAACGGCCAAGTCCGAGGCCGCCAATGTTGCCGCCGAGGTCAAGGCCAACGCCCGGGACCTGCTCAATCAGGCCAAATCCGACCTAACTGAACAGGCCGGTACGCAGCAGCAAAAGGTCACAGAAGGGCTGCGCTCAATCTCGACCGAACTCCGCTCCATGGCCGCGGCCTCCGACCAGCCCGGTGTCGCCACCGACCTCGTCCGACAGGCCGCCGAAAGGTCTTCCGCCGTGGCAACATGGCTCGACGGCCGGGATCCCGGTTCACTGCTGAACGAAGTGAAGTCCTTTGCCCGGCAAAAGCCCGGCACCTTCCTCCTGCTGGCCGCCGGAGCAGGCATCCTGGCAGGCCGGCTCAGCCGTAGCCTCGCCGCCGGAGCCCCGGAGTCGACCGGCCCAGCGGCTACGGCACCGGTAACGGGCGCCCCGGCGTACGGCGCCCATGCCGCCGCCGTACCGGTCGCCCGGGTGCCCGACACCGGAATGGCGGTCCCGCCGCCGCCCGTGCAGCTGCCCGGCCCTGATGCCACGACGGCTGGTCTCGCCGATCCGCTGGGAGACGAACTCTTTGGTGGTGAACGGCGATGACCAGCGAGATGCCCCCGACTGCTGTCCAGGCCAAGGCCGAGACGTTGTCCCTCGGTGAACTACTTGGCGACGTTACTCGGGACATGTCCACCCTGATGCGGCAGGAAGTCGAACTGGCCAAGGTCGAGCTCAAGCAGTCGGCCACCCGGGCAGGCAAGGGCAGCGGAATGCTCGCCGGTGCGGGCGTCGCTGGCCACTTCGTGTTCCTGTTCCTTTCCCTCGCCCTGTGGTGGGCGCTGGGATACGTGATGGGGCTCGGCTGGTCCGGCGTCATCGTCGCCGTTCTCTGGGGTATCGCCGCCGCGGTCCTGGCCAGCATGGGCCGGAAGGAGCTCAACGCCATCAAGGGCATGCCGCAGACCGCGGAGACCCTGCAGGAAATTCCACCCACGCTCAAACCCACCCCCTAGCTCCAGCGAGGAACACCATGAGTGAAAACCCGGATGCCATCCGAGCCGATATCGAAGCAACCCGCGCGCGGCTCGGCACCAATGTCGACGCCGTGGCGGACAAGGTCACGCCGTCGCACATTGTTCAGCGGCAGACAGACAAGGTCAAGGAAACAGTCAAGGACACCGTGTTCGGTGCGAAGGACAAAGTCATGGGAACAGCCGGCGATGCAGCCGGCGGCGCACCCCGGCGGCTGGCCACCAAGACGCAGGGCAACCCGCTCGCGGCCGGGCTGATCGCCTTCGGTGCCGGTCTGCTGTTCTCCTCGCTGATCCCTGCCAGTGAGAAGGAACGCGAAACGGCGGACGCCCTCAAGTCGGCCGCCGAACCGCTCACCACGGAGCTGGCCGAGGCCGGGAAGAACGTGGCCGAGGGACTTCGCGGGCCTGCCCAGGAGTCCATGGAGAATATCAAGGCGAGCGCCGCCGAGGCCACCGAGACCATCAAGACAGAGGGTCAGTACGCCGTCGGGGACGTCAAGGAAACGGCGGCATCAGCCGCTGACAACATCAAGCAGGCCTAGGCCCTCCGGAACCCTGCCGGCCGCCCCGCTTCCGGGCGGGGCGGCCGGCCGCTGCGCTTAACCCCACGAAGGAAGACTTCCATGGCCAAGAACCTCGCCAGGGCAGAAAATGACACCATGACCGACGCCGAAACGGACCAGAGCAGCACCGCCAAGGCCCGCACGGCGCCCGCGCCGGACGATTCCCGCAAGCCGGTCAATCCCACCGACGTCACGAAACCTTCCTGGAAGTACATCGCCAGGAAGACCCTCCGCGAGTTCAGCAGGGACCAGTGCCCGGACCTCGCCGCCGCCCTGACCTACTATTCGGTCCTCTCCCTCTTCCCCGCGCTCCTGGCGCTCGTCTCGCTCCTGGGGGTGTTCGGGCAGGCCGGGAAGACGACGGCGGCACTTCTGGAGATCGTCCAGGGCATCGCCCCGGCTTCCACGGTCGACATCATCCGGCAGCCCATCGACGAACTGACCAGCTCGCCGGCCGCCGGTTTCACCCTGGTGATCGGCGTCCTGACCGCACTGTGGTCCGCCTCCGGGTACGTCGGAGCCTTCGCCCGGGCCATGAACCGGGTCTACGAAGTCGACGAGGGCCGGCCCTTCATCAGGCTCAGGGGCACGATGCTCGGCGTCACCATCGCCACCGTGGCGATCGTTGCCGTGCTCGCCGCCATGCTGGTGCTCAGCGGGCCGGTGGCCGAAGCGGTGGGCAACGCCGTCGGGCTCGGTGGCGCCTTCCTCACGGCATGGAACATCCTGAAGTGGCCGGTGATGGTGCTGCTCGTCGTGGTGGCCATCGCGATCCTGTACTACGCCACCCCCAATGTGAAGCAGCCCAGGTTCCGCTGGCTGAGCATGGGCTCATTCATCGCCGTCGTGGTCTTCGTCCTGGCGTCTCTCGGCTTCGCGTTCTACGTCGCCAACTTCGGCAGCTACAACAAGACCTACGGCGCGATCGGCGGCGTGATCGTGATGCTGCTGTGGCTCTGGATCCTGAACCTGTCGCTGCTGTTCGGCGCGGAGTTCGACGCCGAAACGGAACGCGGACGGCAACTGCAGGCAGGAATCGAGGCGGAGCAGACAATCCAGCTGCCGCCGCGGGACACCAAACAGAGCGACAAACTGCAGTCGCGCCAGGAAGAGGACATCCGGCGCGGGCGCGAACTGCGGGAGCAGCACGGCGGCAAGCGGGATACCGGCGCTGGATAGCCGCGCCCCGCGGGACCAAAGCCCCTAGCCCCGCCCGGATCTTCCGGTCTCTACTGGAAGCAGGGAGCGCTGGGGCGTGGTACGGCCATCGAGCCGGAAGGAAGCATTTTGGCACCCGCAGCAGGGCATGAGCGCACCGCCGTCGCGGTGGGCTATGACGGATCGGAGGCCGCGCAGCTGGCTGTGCGGTGGGCCGCCGGGTACGCCGCTGCCGGGAAGTCCCGCCTCCGGGTGATCCATGCCTGGGTCTGGCCTCTGTTCACCAGGAACCTGGGCCCCGTCAAGGGTATCGCGGGAAGCGGGCTGCGGCACTCGGCCGAGGCGATCCTGGCCGAGGGTGTCGAACTGGCCCGAAGTATCGCCGATGCCTCCGCCGACGTCGAGGGCGTTATGGAAGCCGGCCTCCCGGCCCCGGTGCTGCGCGCCGCGGCCGCCGATGCGCGGGTGCTGGTGGTGGGCAGCCGTGGGATCGGCGGCGTCCTGGGCCAGCTGGCGGGCTCCGTCTGCCTGGAGCTGGCAGGCTCCTCCCCCTGCCCGCTGATGGTCATCTGGCGTCCCCGCACCCCTGGCCGGCCCGTCGTGGCGGGGGTCGACGCGTCGGCCCGGGGCCCGGCCACACTGGCCGGCGCCGTCCGGCTGGCGGAGGCGCTCGGCACCTCGCTCCAGCTCGTCCATGTCGGCCAGGCGGACGCCGGAAACCGGGAGGAACATGGCCGCCATTCCCCCCTCCACGGCCAGGAACTGCTGGACCATGCGCTGGAGGCGGCCCGGAAGCTGGCGCCCGGGCTGACGGTGTCCGGGTCCTTGAAGGACAGCCATTCCGTGGCCAGGGAGCTGCTCGCGGCGGCATCCGGGGCGGATGCGCTGGTGCTTGGAACCCATAACCGCGAGGGCGGCCCCGGCAACACCGTCTCCGCTGTGCTGCACAAGGCACGTTGCAACGTACTGATTACCCGCTGAACCCGCCGCTGCCCCTGGAGGGTTGCGGAGGTTCACGATGAAGCGCAAGACAAACAGTGCAAGACAAGGGAGGCCGCCATGCGAGCCTGGCGGGTTGGACATCCGGGACCCATAAGCGGAGGCCCCCTGGTGGCCGCGGAGTGCCCTGAGCCCCGGCCACGACGGGGCGAAGTGCTGCTCAAGGTCCGGGTCTGCGGGGTGTGCCGGACGGACCTGCACCTGGCTGAAGGCGACCTCAAACCGCGTCACCCCGGCATCATCCCGGGCCATGAGGTAGTCGGTGAAGTTATCGAATCCGGCCCGGAGGCCACCAGGTTCCGCCCCGGCGAACGAGTGGGCGCCGCATGGCTGGGCGGCACCTGCGGTTCCTGCCGCTTCTGCCTGCGAGGCCAGGAAAATCTGTGCCTGGCCCCCACGTTCACCGGCTGGGACCGCGACGGCGGCTATGCGGAACTGGTCACCGTCGCCGAGAAATTCGCCTACCGGATTCCTGAGGTTTTCACCGACGACGAGGCCGCGCCCCTGCTGTGTGCGGGCATCATCGGCTACCGTGCCTTGAGCCGGGCGGAACTGCCGATCGGCGGCCGGCTGGGCATCTACGGCTTCGGGGGTTCCGCTCACCTCGCCGCCCAGATCGCCCTCTACCGTGGCGCCAGGGTGTACGTCATGACCCGGTCCGAAGAAGCCCGCCGCCTCGCCCTCGAGCTGGGGGCGACCTTCGCCGGACGGGCCGACGAACCGCCGCCGGATCCGCTGGACGCCGCCATCCTCTTCGCACCCGTAGGCTCGCTGGTGCCCGTGGCGCTGCGCGCCCTGGACCGCGGCGGAACCCTTGCCGTTGCCGGCATCTACCTCAGCGACATTCCGCCCCTGCACTACTCCTCCGAGCTCTTCCAGGAACGCCAGCTCCGCAGCGTCACGGCCAACACCCGGGCCGACGGCGAGGAGTTCTTCCGGATTGCCGCGGAAATCCCGATCCGTCCCACCACCGTGGCTTACCCTTTCCCGGCCGCGGACAAGGCGCTGCGGGACCTGGCCGAAGACCGGATCACCGGCGCCGCCGTCCTGCATCTGGACGGGACGCGGTGAAGTAGCTGGCAGTTGTGGCCTCCGGGGGCGCTGGAAACGGCCAGTACTGCGGGTCAGTTGGGCCGGCCGTCCGCGCGCAGGAATTCATGCTCCTGGCCGGCGCGGAGCAGCACCCGCTGGGTACCCACCCGGACCAGCACCGGGGCGGCGTCGCCCGGGGCCGCAGAGACCCGCAGCCGGTCCGTCTCGAGGCGGACGGCCAGCAGCTGGTCGCGGTAGCGGACCTGGAATTCGACCCGGCTGAGCTCCGCCGGCAGCCTGGGGGTGAAGTCCAGGGCGTCACGGGTGATGCGCAATCCGGCGAAGCTGCGCTGGACGACGTCTATGGAGCCGGCCATGGCGCCCAGGTGGATGCCCGCGCTCGTGGTTCCGCCCTGGGTGTCGTCCAGGTCCGCGTCGAGGGCCTCCCGGAAGGTGGCCCACGCCCGTTCAGGATCCCGCTGCGCCAGCACGGAGGCGTGGGCGACCCGGCTCAGCGTTGACCCGTGTGCCGTCCGGGCGAGATAGAAGTCCACCGTGGCTCCGATCTGCGCGGGCGTCACGGCGTACCCCATCCGGCCCAGGAATCCGAGGAGCTGGTCCTCGCCCAGGACGTAGAGCAGCATGAGGACATCGGCCTGTTTGGCCAGCCGGTAGTGGTTGGTGCTGTCGCCCTCGGCCTCCAGGATCAGGTCCAGCCGTTCGATGTTCCGGTAGCTGCGGCGGTAGTGGTTCCAGTCCAGTTCCCGGAGCGCGCTGTAGCCGTCGAACTGGCTGATGATCCCGTCGTCGTGGAACGGCACGAACATGCGGCGGCTCAGTTGCGCCCAGTGCGCAATCTCGGCGGCGGTGATGCCCAGGCGGGCCCGCAGCTCCTCCATGTCGAAGCCCCGCACGGAGTGCATGATCCAGACCGCCTGGTCGAACACCCAGGCGGCCATGACGTTGGTATAGGCGTTGTCGTTGAGGCCGCCGCCTGGGTTGCCCGGGTGGCCTGTGTGGTATTCGTCCGGGCCCATAACGCCTTTGATATGGAAGCGGTCCTCCTTGGCGTCGTAGTCCGCCATGGACGCGAACAGCCTGGCGACGTCGACGACGATTTCGGCGCCGTGCCGGGTCAGCCAGCCGCGGTCCTGCGTCGCCTCGAAGTACTGCCAGGCATTGAAGGCGACGGCCAGCCCGACGTGCCGCTGGCGGTGGGAATAGTCCGGCATCCAGTGCCCGGACAGTTTGTTGAACAGCAGCTTCGGCGTCTGCTCCGTGCCGTCGCTGCCGCTCTGCCAGGGAAAGAGCGCCCCCTGGAGGCCCGCGGCCCTGGCCGCGTCACGAGCGGTGCCGAGCCGCCGCCACCGGTAGTCGATCAGTTCCCGGGCCACCGAGGGCAGGCGGGAGTTCAGCACAGGCAGGACGAAGAGCTCGTCCCAGAAGATGTGCCCGCGGTAGCCCTCGCCGTGCAGGCCGCGGGCCGGTACCCCGGCATCGAGTTCGGCCGTGTGGGTCGTGACGGTCTGCAGCAGATGGAAAACGTGCAGGTTCAGGATCAGCCGCGCCGGTGAGGGGGCATCGGACTCGATGATGAACGGCTCCAGCAGGAGGCTCCAGGCCGCCTCGTGTTCCGCGAGCAGGACCTCGAAGTCATGTGGGGCGCGGGCCAGCACGGCCTGGGCGGCCGTCCGGGGCGAGGAGATGGCATGGTCCCGGGAGCTCGCGATGGCGACGGTCTTGGTCGCCGTCACCGGTACCCCGTCCCTGAAGTCGACGTCGAAGCGGTGGGCGTGCAGCCCGCCCAGCTGCTCGGGAACACCTGCGGCGGGGGCGCCGGAGACTCCCGGGATGTCGGAGACTTCCGAGACTTCGGTCCGAAGAGCGAGGGCGATGCCGATCCGGCTCGTGCTCGTCCGGACGTCCACCGTCAGCCGTCCGATGCCGGGTCCGCCGTCGGACGCCGAAACCGCCACGTCTGTCAGGTGCCGGTGGGCCAGCTGCGCGTCCTCGGGCACGTTCGAGTTGGTCACGTCCGTGTCGCAGCCGCTGCGGATGCTGCCGCGGCCGCTCCAGCCCACGGCGGTGAGCGTCGTTTCCAGCGCGGCCAGGTGCGGTTCAGCCATCGACACGAGCCGGCGCTGGAGCAGCTGGAGCTGCCGCCCGGCGTCGTCCTCCAACAGCGCTTCGCGGCTCAGCACGGCACGCTTGAGGTCCAGCGTGCGGCGTTCGCCGCGGAGCTTCAGGCCGCCCTCGGACCACCAGCCAGCGCCCTCGATCCGGACATCCAGCGGCAGCCAGTCCGGGATGTTGACCATATGCTCGTCCACCGTTTCCTGGCCCTGGACGACGCTGTGCAGGCTGTTGTAGATCCCTGCGAGGTAGGTCCCGGGATAGTGCACCTCGCCGGCGCGGTGTTCGGGAGCGGCTCCCCGGGTGGCCAGGTAGCCGTTGCCCAGGGTGGTCAGTGCCTCCCGGTGCCCCTCGTGCGCCGGATCGAAACCCTCGTAGACCAGCAGCCAGGGGTGGGTGATGACCAGCCCGATGTCCAGTTCGCTGATGTCTTCCACCACGACGTCGGCGCCCGCGGCTTCCAGCGCCGAGCGCCGGCCGGTCCGGTCGACGCCGACCACGAGCCCGAAGCCGCCGCGCCGGCCGGCCTCCACGCCGGAGACCGCCTGCCCGATCACCATCGCCCGCGACGGCGCGATCTCCAGCCTGCGCACCGCCTCGAGGGCCAGGGCCGGGGCGGGCTGTCCCGCGACGCCACGGTCCAGGGCGGTCCGGCCGTCAATGATGTGGTCGAAGGCGCCCTCAAGGCCCGCGGCTGCCACGATCGCTCCCGCGTTCCGGCTGGAGGTGGCCAGGACGACGGGGATCCGGCCCGCCTTGAGCCGCTCCAGCAGGGCCACGGTGCCAGGGAACACCCGGACTGGCCTGGCGCCGAGCAACTGTTCGAACCCCTCGTTCTGGCGCTCCGCGAGCCCGAACGCCGTCCATTCCCCCGGGCCGTCCGCCGGCGAGCCCTGCGGGATCGAGGCTCCACGGGAGGCCAGAAACGTTGCCACCCCGTCCTCCCCGGTCCGCCCCTCGATGTAACCGGAAAAGTCGCCGTCCGAGAAGGGATCCCGCCTGGTCTCCGGGGGAAGCCGCGGGTCCTGCAGCACGGTGTCGAAGAGTTGTTGCCACGCGGCCGAGCGGAGCTCGGCGGTGTCCGTCACAACCCCGTCAAGGTCAAAGATCACGGCATCGACTGGTGCCAGCGCGGCGGCAACTGTGGGCGACTCCGTCATGGCTAAGTGGTATCAGTGATCCGGGCAGGGCGAAAGTGGCCATCGGCCCTGAGTGGCTGCTAGCGCAGCAGTTGGTCCAGCGTGGTGAAGCCGTAGCCGGCCTGGCGGATCCGGGTGATGACCTGGAGCAGGGCGTCGGCGTCCAGGGTGGTCCCGTCGTCAGGGTTGGAGCCGATGTGCATCAGGACGATCTCGCCGGGCTGCAGCCCGGCGAGCACGCGGTCCGCCACTATCTGGGCCGTTACCCCTCCGCTGGTTCCCTTCCAGCCGAGGGTGTCCACGGTCCAGCGGACCGGGACGTAGCCCAGCGCATTGACCGTGGCGATGGTCCGGGCATCGCGTTCGCCGAAGGGAAAGCGGAACAGCGGGCGGGGATCGGCGCCGGCGGCCTGGATGGTCTGCTGGGCGCCCAGGACCTGCTCCCGGATGGCGGCGTCCGGGAGGCCGGTGAAGCCCGGATGAGTCATCGAGTGGTTGCCTGTCCGGTGGCCGCCGTCCACGATCGATGCCACTCCGGCCGGGTTCGCGGCCGCCCAGCTGCCGGTCAGGAAGAACGTGCCGCGGACTCCGGCGCCTGACAGGGTCTGCAGGATGCTGGGGAGCCCGGCGGCGTTGGCTCCGGCGTCGAAGGTCAGGGCAACCACCGGCCCCGCGCCCGGGATGACCTCGATGTCGCGGCTGGCGAGCGCGGC from Arthrobacter sp. PAMC25564 encodes:
- a CDS encoding universal stress protein — translated: MAPAAGHERTAVAVGYDGSEAAQLAVRWAAGYAAAGKSRLRVIHAWVWPLFTRNLGPVKGIAGSGLRHSAEAILAEGVELARSIADASADVEGVMEAGLPAPVLRAAAADARVLVVGSRGIGGVLGQLAGSVCLELAGSSPCPLMVIWRPRTPGRPVVAGVDASARGPATLAGAVRLAEALGTSLQLVHVGQADAGNREEHGRHSPLHGQELLDHALEAARKLAPGLTVSGSLKDSHSVARELLAAASGADALVLGTHNREGGPGNTVSAVLHKARCNVLITR
- a CDS encoding YihY/virulence factor BrkB family protein, producing MAKNLARAENDTMTDAETDQSSTAKARTAPAPDDSRKPVNPTDVTKPSWKYIARKTLREFSRDQCPDLAAALTYYSVLSLFPALLALVSLLGVFGQAGKTTAALLEIVQGIAPASTVDIIRQPIDELTSSPAAGFTLVIGVLTALWSASGYVGAFARAMNRVYEVDEGRPFIRLRGTMLGVTIATVAIVAVLAAMLVLSGPVAEAVGNAVGLGGAFLTAWNILKWPVMVLLVVVAIAILYYATPNVKQPRFRWLSMGSFIAVVVFVLASLGFAFYVANFGSYNKTYGAIGGVIVMLLWLWILNLSLLFGAEFDAETERGRQLQAGIEAEQTIQLPPRDTKQSDKLQSRQEEDIRRGRELREQHGGKRDTGAG
- a CDS encoding zinc-dependent alcohol dehydrogenase family protein, which encodes MRAWRVGHPGPISGGPLVAAECPEPRPRRGEVLLKVRVCGVCRTDLHLAEGDLKPRHPGIIPGHEVVGEVIESGPEATRFRPGERVGAAWLGGTCGSCRFCLRGQENLCLAPTFTGWDRDGGYAELVTVAEKFAYRIPEVFTDDEAAPLLCAGIIGYRALSRAELPIGGRLGIYGFGGSAHLAAQIALYRGARVYVMTRSEEARRLALELGATFAGRADEPPPDPLDAAILFAPVGSLVPVALRALDRGGTLAVAGIYLSDIPPLHYSSELFQERQLRSVTANTRADGEEFFRIAAEIPIRPTTVAYPFPAADKALRDLAEDRITGAAVLHLDGTR
- a CDS encoding HAD family hydrolase, giving the protein MTESPTVAAALAPVDAVIFDLDGVVTDTAELRSAAWQQLFDTVLQDPRLPPETRRDPFSDGDFSGYIEGRTGEDGVATFLASRGASIPQGSPADGPGEWTAFGLAERQNEGFEQLLGARPVRVFPGTVALLERLKAGRIPVVLATSSRNAGAIVAAAGLEGAFDHIIDGRTALDRGVAGQPAPALALEAVRRLEIAPSRAMVIGQAVSGVEAGRRGGFGLVVGVDRTGRRSALEAAGADVVVEDISELDIGLVITHPWLLVYEGFDPAHEGHREALTTLGNGYLATRGAAPEHRAGEVHYPGTYLAGIYNSLHSVVQGQETVDEHMVNIPDWLPLDVRIEGAGWWSEGGLKLRGERRTLDLKRAVLSREALLEDDAGRQLQLLQRRLVSMAEPHLAALETTLTAVGWSGRGSIRSGCDTDVTNSNVPEDAQLAHRHLTDVAVSASDGGPGIGRLTVDVRTSTSRIGIALALRTEVSEVSDIPGVSGAPAAGVPEQLGGLHAHRFDVDFRDGVPVTATKTVAIASSRDHAISSPRTAAQAVLARAPHDFEVLLAEHEAAWSLLLEPFIIESDAPSPARLILNLHVFHLLQTVTTHTAELDAGVPARGLHGEGYRGHIFWDELFVLPVLNSRLPSVARELIDYRWRRLGTARDAARAAGLQGALFPWQSGSDGTEQTPKLLFNKLSGHWMPDYSHRQRHVGLAVAFNAWQYFEATQDRGWLTRHGAEIVVDVARLFASMADYDAKEDRFHIKGVMGPDEYHTGHPGNPGGGLNDNAYTNVMAAWVFDQAVWIMHSVRGFDMEELRARLGITAAEIAHWAQLSRRMFVPFHDDGIISQFDGYSALRELDWNHYRRSYRNIERLDLILEAEGDSTNHYRLAKQADVLMLLYVLGEDQLLGFLGRMGYAVTPAQIGATVDFYLARTAHGSTLSRVAHASVLAQRDPERAWATFREALDADLDDTQGGTTSAGIHLGAMAGSIDVVQRSFAGLRITRDALDFTPRLPAELSRVEFQVRYRDQLLAVRLETDRLRVSAAPGDAAPVLVRVGTQRVLLRAGQEHEFLRADGRPN